The Epinephelus lanceolatus isolate andai-2023 chromosome 14, ASM4190304v1, whole genome shotgun sequence region ATTATccgatgtttttcatttttaaggttACATAAAATAGGTAAGGTAGGAATCTGTTGCAAACAATCTTAGTAATCTTGAAACCTTTATGTGTTACACTGTGCTGGAGTACAAATTTGCAACCTTTAAACCCATGCCATAATAATCTGGGCTGCTCTAATTGCAAACAGAATCCCCAACAATGCCAATGTTGTCTTCAGTACTCTGAATTGCACATTAGGCCAACAGACAAACATTTACTCAGTTATATTAATTTCTTGGGGGAAAAGCAGTagattcagaaaaaaaatggacactATGTATATGCGACCCCTTTTTTTAAGATGTACATTTTCAATTGAAATGAATGGGCTTGCAGCTGAGTGCTATAGATGAGGTTGGGAAGTCAGAAAATCCCTGACATCATCAAAACGTCATTGGTTCTGGTCTTAGTTGTTGACAATAAATTAAATGCAGAGTATTACCAGCTTTGTCCTCTAACTGCAAAACGATTTCTATAAAAGTGGTCACTTTTTGCCAGCGTTCCAAACACAGTCATTTTCCACAGCTGACCTCTGAATTAAGGCGATTCCATAGattcaaaaagaaacaaacaatccACAACAACTCTGAGAGGAGATAAACACACAGAAGTCAACTGGACAATAGCAACACATAACAATGCCAGAAATCACTGCATGATGTGACAACTCCTTTGCTTGATTCTCATCATACAGAGCAGCAGTGTGCTGGGTAGTTTAAAACAACCAGCCCTGGGGAGAATGTGAGGACTGATGTTAGGGAATTCATGTGAGGGTGCTCAATCAATAACATTTCAACTTTCATCACTGTATGACACACTGTTAAACAAACCCTTATAAACCACAGTGTCAAACCGCTTTGCAGCATTAATCAAATGTCCTAAGGGCTAATCGACTGGGGATTGGATCGATAATGACCGGTGCCACTGACACCATCCCGAGAGGAACAATCATTTCCTGTCTCCGCTAACCTGCTGTGGCTGGCCAGTCAATACAGGTTTAGGATGACCACACAAACCatcatactcacacacacacatctcaaaATAGCTTCTGTGTGATCATTTTAAAAGACCATATCAGTCTTCAAAGGTATtgttcatgaatgccaatcatttataaagcttactgaattgtttcagatttctgAACTGTCACACTTTTCAGGCTGCCATTGAGTTCCATTCATTTATATGtgaaaattgacttgaaaaatGAACATCATATGTGCTTTAATTGTTGTCAGCGTCATTGTTATGTGGGAGTGCAGTTATAAATGCACATTAATTCCAAGATTTATAACACACTCATAGGTTtgacaaagacaaaaactgcAAATTGGTTTCCATAAGGTATGGAAATGAATGGAAGCCAATGGCTGCTTACAagatacacagaaaaaaaacatttaagaatCAAAGTTTATATTGGATATTGGAATCTGTGTAGTGGTGTGTAATGAAAACTGAGGCTCTTATGGAATTACATTCGTACATGATGATTCTGCAGTACATGTTTTATGTCCAGTGCAAACGTTCACTGCCAGAAGTGGaagtttttaatgtgtttgacTCTAAAACCAGAGAGTCACATTGTTGTCccattgttttttatgtttaactATGAATATTTGCTTTCTTAAATGCTGATCTAAAGATTTCcttaaaatatgtattaattgattaataatGACTGTCAAATGACAGATAATTATCACCCAACTCTCAGTCCCCAGAGTGTCATAGAGTCTTTCAGCTTGgtctgttttggttttctggccCACAACTTTACTTTCTTGGTTCATTGTCACTTCTCTCAATAACCTTATTTACAGCTGCCACATGCAGATTTTTACTGCAAAAGACACTGATTAACTCAACGTACGCTACCTGCTATAGTAAGAGACTAGCTAGTGAACAGAGTGGATTTTTTTAGCAACTAAAAAGCCAGATATTTACCTGTTGATTGgagtggtggagaccaaaacagagataaaaaagGAGTAAATATTGCACTTAGATTCATCAAGTGGATCTTGCAGTTGCAAAATGGGGATACTGTAGGAACTACTAAATTTAATCATGTTGATAGTGACtgttaaaaatgttaatgaCTAAACTGAATGTAATCTGCAGAATCATCCAGTAACAACCTTCTGTCGAGGGTTTGGTAATATCATAGTAGCATGTGGTTCTATTCGACATTTACCACGTCTGAAATAAGTGAGTATGACAGGAGGATTAAGAGCAaggtgaaaatgaaacataaattaagctacaacaaaaatgaaaaaattgtCTAATGTTCTTCAAGTTAAAAACAATGGCTAACTTGCAATTTTAGCACaatatatctatctatacaACAAAGATCCTACAAATATTATTGCTCTATTAGTAAATTTACTCTACGCAAACTTAAAACTTGAAGTCTGAAAAGGTTCAGTAGCATTCACTGCTTTGTTGTCAGTAGTACACTAGCATGTatacatcaacacacacacactcacacacactgctatGTAGACGTGGACACATTTCCTTGGTTAGATATTGCACTATTTTCATTACCCACAGAAAACCCTTGCAGATGTCGATGTCCACTGCATTCACTCCTAGTTATGCCCTGAAAGTCCCTCCGATCACAGTCACAAGCACTTAAATTAAAGTGGTTGTAGTGGTTGTAGATTCACAGagtcatgatttaaaaaaagaatgagtATGGTATGCTTGACACAGCTGATTGACAGTCAACTTCCTGGTTCTAGGCAAGGGACCTTAAAAAAAGAAGGAGGCACCGTGTCATCAACTGGAACAAACTTGTGGAGTCACTCGGAAGCCACAGCAGATTTCTGCAGATTTGGCTTCCAGTGTGGCAGTAGCAAGTATCCTGAAGAATGTCAATGCCTCTTAGATTATTCCTTCTTCTTCTATAGATTCCTTGGTTCTAGTTTTCTTTGTGCCTTTGTTGCCTAGTTTTCATCGTGAAAAGCCTCTGGACTGGATGCGCCATCATCACTGAGGACCTCTGTGTTGATGAATGTTCCAGCAAGAGACGCACCCAGGGCCTGCTTGACAGGCGCCATCTCTGAAAGAATGATGTTATCATGGTTGCTCACCAGTGTGGCTTTGTCCATAATCTCCTTGCTGTGCTTGGACACCACAGCATCCAGGAAGTCATACTTATGTGACAACGTACCGCTTTCGAATAGGTACTTTGTCGTGTAAGAAAACGCTACATTTGCCAAGAAGGATGCCAGCATGGACACTGTCTTGAATGGGAACCTCTGCTGGATAAAGTACTCCACATCCCCAGTGAGGTGGTGGATCCTCTCCTGGGTCACCCATCCGGGGTAGTAGATGAAGGGTGGGAGTTTGAGGTAGGGCTCCCCTCCACCAATGCGCAGCAAAAGACCAAATACATAGGCAGCCACAGAGCCATAGGTATTAGTGCCCTTGACGAATAACACACTGAGAAGTTGGGGAAAGATGATGACGTAGACCAAGTCGGAGCTCAGGTACCACAGGCCGTACACGGATCCTGTTAACAATGCCATAGCAGTGGCAAGGGCTCCGAATATAAAGATGGTGAAGCGCATCACCCAAACAATCTCATTATCTGAGGCctggaggagagaagaaagagataATAAAgtgaagaggaaaacaaaatgtggATAAGACAAGGCTGAGAACGAAAGGTGAAGGTATGACAAGAGAGGTCAAAGTAAAACAAGACTACAGATAAAGTAGCAGCCCTATGAGTGCCTGTATTCAATGTTCAATAACATGTTCACAATGAAAATACCAACCTGCATTATCGGAGCTCTAttcgacattcagagcatatctatgattcacaTATCCTGCACACAGTTCTAAACATGGATGTGGCTGAGCTGGTGGTGCTAACAGCAGGTACAGTGCTGACAATGGCAGCAGTGTTGACAAAGCTAATAGTGTTAACGTAGGGAGGTTACTTCCACAACACCACTGCCCCACCACTGGCATGGCATTATAAGTTTATAACCGCGGTATAGGCGCAGTGCAGAATGGTGGCCATTAGCTAGCCATTGGGATACACACAAGTACTCAAATGCACAAACATGGAGGCACTGATGGAGTAGCTACCACAACAATGAgcagagaagcttggattacaacaaacacagaggTAGCGTGTCTTCATTCTCtactcaggacgccattactccacgaTATCTTTATGTAGCAAAAAGTTATTTGCTGCAATATAAATATTCTGTATGTcatatagagctcctttaaacaCAGGGTACAGCTTAGAGTATTTGGtaactaattaattaatttgaattttgaccTGAATTTTGACACTGATGTCAGTATCAAACTATAGCAATCCATACGATAGCTGGTGAGACATTTTATTCAAAACCAAAACCTGCTGATGGCACTAGAAAAGGCAGGGGATCATCAATGTCATGAGGGATTTTGATTTTCTGGGGACTGTCACTGTCGGCAGTACAAAAGGTCatagcaatccatccaacagaTTCAGAGACATTTCAGACTAACTGACATCCCTAGAGTCATGCCACCAGCATGGCTAACAtcaaactacatattttctttcattttttactAGGGGATTTATACATAATCTGCTGTAATTTTTCAGTTCTTTTGAGTCTGAGTTTATGcgtttgcatgttttctgaagGTCTGGGGTCTGGTTTTGTGTGCCCAGGAAGTACACCCATCTGACACATTTGTAGACCGCTGGGACGAAACTAAAATCTCTTTATCAATTATTTGAGAAATGCTTATAACCACTGGCTCAAACTGTGCCAATGTGTGTCAGTATTATTATTGGCATTCTTACCGACTGCCGAAAGGCGAGCTGATAAATGTTCCTGGCAAACATGGAGCTGGCTGAGAGAATGGATGAGTCTGCCGATGACATGACCGCAGCCGACACCGCCCCCAGACCAAAGAAGGACACGTAGGGCGGGCAGAGGTACTGAAGCACAATGGGAAGAATCATGTCTGATTGATCCTTATCCTTCGGAGGGAGGTACCCGTAGGTAGTCTGATTCCAGTCTGGAATGAGGAATGGGAAACTTAGTCAAAAATACATTGTCTGTAAACGATCCAAATATAAATAGAAAGAAATATTAAGATGTCTGTTATTACCTCTTAGGAAATGATCAGTAATATTCTCTGCATATTAGGATTATCTACGCTCCAAATAAAGAAACTTGGTGCAAGTTCTGATGTTGAGATTAATAAAATTATGCTCCTGACCTACTTGTGAAATTTTTAAGTGGATGTTATAAAATCAAATATTATTAGTGATCCCTCGACTTTTCAGACGAAAGGCTTGACTATGAAGCATTATTATAATACCTCCTGTGGATACACCTTTTCCATTTGTTGAGAAACAGAAAGGCTTTGCATGTGTCTGTGCTGAAATATAGCAGAGATTATCAATGTCATGCTGTGATTTTAGTCAAAATACAGGAAAAAGCAACAGTAATGAGAGAAATACCAGAGTGGATACATACTGAAAATATGACACTGATGTAATATTAACTAAAATGAATACACTGGTGTGCCTATTGGATCATTGCGTCTAATATGAAACATGAGTCAGTATTGAAGAATACATTAGTTTAATTGCATCTTAATTGTAAAtatgattaataataatttcattaaTAGTGATTAATGAGTGTGTGAAGCCACTGATTCTAATGAGACATTTTGAACTAATTAAATACAGAGGTttgcatgttgttttacaggGGGGACACTGAATATGCTGATttcagctaaatgctaacgtcagcatgctaacacgctccAGCCCAGCTGTCAGAATAAAacattggcattgtacatttctgcaaaccatggatatgttacatttgtatttcATACATATGAGGCAATGGGGATTACATGGAGATGaactgagtttctcatcaggaggaggaggggatggtggatggcgtaaCACCTAATGGCTACcaagcaggaaacagcagcagactgtttgagaccaacaaaagcaggtatttttttaacaagaggtggcaacatttccagccatgtttgtagcgacCAAACCGAATATTTTTTACCtgaaacatgacatttttttgtctttttttgtctaaaCCTAAGACTTCATAAATTCATAAAACTGTCATCAAAATCACAGTATGCAATTTttggaaacatttttttgagGTAAATAAATCTCAAGAAGCACTGTGGCAGTAGAGCAATGCAAGTTTGGTGGTACAGATCCTAgcaattttttttcatcatcagTTAAATATTTCCttcattgaaaataaaatgcaaaaattaccatTCCCACTAAAATCACAAGTCATATCGTAATTGCTATATCTGTCAAAGTAAATTCAATTTGATTCTTTATGCAAATCGTACAGCCCTACCTCAGCCTAACCAAACTTTAACCCTGTCACAACAAAAGCGTGAAATGTTGAGTTTCAACATATTGgccacatatgaaacatacaaatatgatatatctgtggtttgcatgaATGTACAATGCTAACCtttattctggcgattgggttgcaTGCTTACAGTGACAGTGCCACCACACTGATGTTAAGCAGGTACAGCTTAATGTTTACCatcatagtttagcatgttagcacactAACAGTTGCTAATACGCACGTACAGCTGTGGTGAATGGTCATGGCTCCTTTTGTAAGTATTTGTTCAGAAATTCAAGTATTGGACACaatgaaattttgacctgatgatagCACTAGATGAGGAGGAGTCAAGGATCACTAGGAATTATTACTATTCAtcctgatggaaacatgactgTGTATACCAAATTTCGCACCAATCCCACCACTAGATTTATGTTAGTCAAACACTTGTGCACCTTATGGTGGCGCTACAGaaaaagtcattaggattcactGTCTGGGAATGATAAATGTCTCTCATTATACAAAACTGAAACTAGCAGGTCATATTCTACAGTGAAAGAGTGCTTCCCTCCTGCCtgtcatatcctcctgagaccctgggCCCTCATACgaagacattacattttgggtttactggaccttatacttcattctacttaacttaggcctgttgtcctcgttcgtggacacttttttgtgccatctagtggcagtaagaccacaatacacCAATCCATGTAAGGACAcaatggcagccatctctgccaagtcagtctgcagccgacaCCAACACAACATGaacaaggtacaaaacctgatcaaatatGATGGTTGAAACTTGTGTATTTATGATTTATAACATCTGTAGTTTGATACGCCCTACAATACCATTACCAATTTTAGCAACGGTAACACGCTAAGATGCTCTTAATTAGAAAGTACTTGTTTGAAGGCATAAGGAATTTATCATCTGGTCGATGAAGGACATTCAGACTTCATTATCACCATGTTTGAGGATATAGGGATTTTATTatcgttgacaatgtttagttttttatacttatcaggtcctgcTAGTCCCAggtagctaggagaaattaaaaatgtgatcCAAACAAAAGTTTAGGTCTCATCCTTCTATCTTTCTGCCActttttcatctctctcttcaTCCTCCTGAGGTATACAATCtgtgtctttctctccctcctctggaTATTTGATTAGCACTGGTTATACATGAAACAGCTTCAGACGGACAAGATTAATTAGCTCTCTTCAGATGTAATATTCACTAAACCGGCACGGTCTGATGACTCTCTCCTCTGCCCGTCGTGACAAGCTCCATCTGATGTTGTTTACCCTCCAGATACTGTATGCATCTGCATTTACACAACTGAAAATAAAGCTGCTGGGGTGCAAACAGCCCAGGAAGACATCGTGTTTCCTTTGATCACAATTTCCTGTTTGAATAAAGGATCAAGATTCCTGGATGTTTCGATTGTCCTGTGATCTTTCATTAACGGCTTAATcagtgcgtgtgtctgtgtgtgcgcacatcATTCATGGATCAGTGTGTGATGATGTTTGTGATCGTCTGTGATTTAACAGCTGCAATACAGacgtaactgtgtgtgtgtagaataGAAATATTGGGTGTCAGTGCAGTTTGATCAGTTCTGTGTCATTTGGAGGCTTCTATATAACATGCAGCCATAGCTATTTGATCAATACTGAATAAATATTTGGCCGAGGACAATAATCTTGACTTATTTAAATAGTATTTTACACAATGAAGCTACAACAGCCAAAGTCacgaaacaaaacaaagcaaaattaCAAGTATTATTACAAGTATTTATACAAAAAATCTAATAAATAGAATTACATctaatgcaaaaaagaaaaagaaacaagttGGCTGTTGTAACTTCTTTTACTTCACAGCCACAccacttttatttattgttgtttgaaGTGTGTGATGTCTACTAGCTATTAGAATAATACATGTAACAAGAGCTCCTGTTTCTCACATTTTACAAACCAAACTGCAGACTGaattttacttcatttttaaAGCATCCACAAAAAGTTACCAACAGGAATTGGGCGCTGGGGTATGTgctgcagtatgtgtgtgtgtgtgtgcgtctgtgtgtgtgtgtgtgtatttaccaGTGGAGGCCCCTATCGCTCCTATGAGGACAGAGGGGACGGCCATGACCAAGCAGCCGAAGGCGGCAAGGAAGGAAAGGACCTGGGCGTAGGTAGCTGAAGAGGCAGAAAGAACCCGTTGAAAATAGACCTGCCAGGGAATCCCCCCCAAGATCTAGAAACAGAAACACCATAGTAAATACAGACACCAAACCAATGCATTAACAGTCAGCTAGATCAGCACTGGCACAGCCCTGACACTCAGTCTTAGTATAACAAATGTGAAAACTCTGTTCTGCAACATTCACCTTATAGTAGTAAAATGTCTCTTGATGAAATGATTCAAGAAAGGCTTACCAGCAAACAGAAGTTGTCTGCCCAGAGCCATTTGTCCTCAGGTACAATCTTCCCCAGCCAGGGTGACTGGTAGACAACTTCCTTGGCTGTAACACTGATGTCCGCAACGGCAGGATTGGACAGAGCGAAAGGCACGCTGATCCACTGACAGAGAGGAGGGTATCAAAGTGCAAACATTATTACAGTTACGTAGATGTTCTGCGATTTTAATATGTTTCCACAGTCAAAGTTGTCGACTGTGACATTGGATGTACATTGTTCAGTTAAGTTTGATAGCATTTTTAAACTAGGCACACTGTAGACTGGTGTCTTTACATGTAAATCTGTACGTTCTTGCCAATGTGACTAATCTCTGATATGAAGAATGTGCTATTTTTACACACTTTATGCACTTTAATCAGCATTTTGATCACATTCCACTTACAGTGTTTAGACATTTTTGGCaagaaaatgattaaaaataagGTTTTGAAGGTTAGTATAAAATATTGGGAGGTAGGTAGGTAATGGTTTCAGCGTGAAACTCACCAAGCCAACAAAGATACAGAAGAGCTGGACCACATCTGTGTAAGCAACAGAGTAGAGTCCTCCAACAAGTGTGTAGAAGATAGCGATCAGGGCTGAGATCACCACCGACATGTTGATGTTTATGTCCACGATCACACTCAGAGTGGCACCTGCAGGACAATACATTCAGTTCATAAGTTAAGATGCTCAATGGTATTCTTAACATGGAGGTGGTATTAGTTAAGTCTTCCTGTCCAATAATCACCAACCCAGGGCAGATAAAATGGCTGCAGACCAGAAGATTTCCCCCATGAGCGCGGGGATGAAGAGCAGGCCGCCCATCCTTTTTCCATACAGCTGCTGGAAGGGATCCAGCATTGTGACGTATCCACGAGAGCGCATGGGCTTGGCAAAGAAAAGGCCACCTGGATGATGTCAGACATTCAGATAAGGCAGACAAATAGCGTAAAACaccaataaaatgtattttacaaTCCTTGAATCAATGAAATTGTATAATATCATGACACAAAATTTGCATCTGGTGCATAATTCACATAATAGTAACACTATAGCATTTCCTGTTTATCTCTGCGTGAAGaaataacattattttttatatgtatgATATATATTTCTTGGAGGACCATACTACTACACCATATTAAACTACATGACTGCCAAAATACCATACAGTAGTATTCAAAACATTAAATACTTGAAATTGATTCCAGTGACTAATCCAGTGCAATAAATAGCAATTTATGTCAAAATTCTTTTCAGGTTTTGAAAAGTCCACACTGTGTTGCAACACTACAGTGATGCAGAgtgtcaaaaataaaagcagacatgATGCTGCAGGATGATCACTCCAATAGATTATTTTCTTACACACTCATgttaatgatttaaaaaaatgcaaaattagTGGTATGGTTCTTTAGAAATTTTCTCAATGCTGTCCATTTGCAGCAACTCGTGCATTCCTACTGCACATGGCTCCTCACACTATACTTAATATACACTTGCTTCCCACAGTATAATTAAGGAAAGAGCATATACAAAGACACTGGCTCTTACCTACTACCAGGCTGAGAGCATAACCAAAGGGTGCTTGTGCCCAGGCCAGGCCGAAGTCTGGCAGGTAGACATACTCTGCTGTCCCATTGATGTAGCCCCCACCCACCCAAGTAGCTGAAAccaaggagaagaaaaaaaggtttgtaaaaaaaaaaaaaaagactagttTGGTGCATGTCATGATTGTCTGTTGTGGATGGAGAGGGGTTCACTAGACCTTAGCTTGCAGTTGTGATTATAATTTAATAAAGATCCAACTGAATCCAGTTAGTGTTGGGGAAACAGAACTGTACAAATGAGGACCTGAGTTTGGATTTACAGCACATATTTAAAACttttcattcatcattcatctTTAAGGGTTCAGAAATCGAGTGGATGCAATACTGAGCTGTATGTGCGTAAAAGACGCAGGTGGTGGaattcattgtctttttctgacCTCATATGATACCAACATGTGACAGCATGCGCACACGGGTCAGGTTAAACACCTGCCCATCAGACTTCAGAGATTCCTATAATTAACCAACTCACCGGTCATTGTGAATCCACCCACGAACAATCCGATGTCCCTTCCCCCGACCATGATGCTCTCGCTCCGGTCTCCGCTTTCGCTGACGCCGGAGTTTTTGTTCTTCCAGGCGGCCCAGATCCCCACAAACAGAATCAGGAGGTAGAAGATCACGATAGCCACGAGACCTTCGGCGTGGATGGCCATCTTCCTTTCGTCCGCTTCCTCCCGCCGAGATCAAGTGCTATTGCGCGCGGAGGACTGGAATCTCATGGAGAGAACTTTgaagaagaagacaagaaaGAAACATATTCTACGTCTGTCTTTGATCTGAATGAGGTATTTTACAGAAGCCTCACCTTGTACCACACCATTTTGTAAATCAGGTTATGAGCAGACGGACTGTAATTACAGAGCTTCCATGCGCATTACGCGGAGATGACTAAACCCACATGAAAATTAGCTATTAACCTCATGGTCAACTTGAAAACACTCCCATCCAAATACTGTATTTGAGGCTACCAAATTATTAAAAACGACAAGATTTAATTCAGACTCACTTGGTGTTGAGTAACCATACCATGGATATTACAAACTAACACCCTTTCCAGATAGAGAACACAATGTAATTCAAATTTGAATTTCATGCGCACCGATTAACTTCAGTACTAACCCAAGTAATATAAACACAAATCAATTCAAATTCTTGCCGAGCTCAAGCGGGTGCTTTTTCTTGTTCAAGCCTCAAAGGTGGAGTCACTACAAGAGGAAAATATCATTTCAATTTTACTACATATTACAATTAAAGATGACAACATCAGGAGAGCTTATAACCCACATTTTAGGCTGAAAAACACCTGTATTTTTCGAGTCTAATTTCGAATCACTCAATGATGTCAAATTACTTAAGCGTGATAAAGTCCCTGCATCCAGTACATGCatgtaaaaatacacaaaactgATTTTCCTATCTTTTACCCACCACAATAAACTATTAGACAAACGCTCAACTAGAGCTGAAAGCctctttgattaaaaaaaaagggaaatactTTCGTGCCTTTCCCACTTTGA contains the following coding sequences:
- the LOC117248700 gene encoding high-affinity choline transporter 1; this encodes MAIHAEGLVAIVIFYLLILFVGIWAAWKNKNSGVSESGDRSESIMVGGRDIGLFVGGFTMTATWVGGGYINGTAEYVYLPDFGLAWAQAPFGYALSLVVGGLFFAKPMRSRGYVTMLDPFQQLYGKRMGGLLFIPALMGEIFWSAAILSALGATLSVIVDININMSVVISALIAIFYTLVGGLYSVAYTDVVQLFCIFVGLWISVPFALSNPAVADISVTAKEVVYQSPWLGKIVPEDKWLWADNFCLLILGGIPWQVYFQRVLSASSATYAQVLSFLAAFGCLVMAVPSVLIGAIGASTDWNQTTYGYLPPKDKDQSDMILPIVLQYLCPPYVSFFGLGAVSAAVMSSADSSILSASSMFARNIYQLAFRQSASDNEIVWVMRFTIFIFGALATAMALLTGSVYGLWYLSSDLVYVIIFPQLLSVLFVKGTNTYGSVAAYVFGLLLRIGGGEPYLKLPPFIYYPGWVTQERIHHLTGDVEYFIQQRFPFKTVSMLASFLANVAFSYTTKYLFESGTLSHKYDFLDAVVSKHSKEIMDKATLVSNHDNIILSEMAPVKQALGASLAGTFINTEVLSDDGASSPEAFHDEN